From a single Lacerta agilis isolate rLacAgi1 chromosome 3, rLacAgi1.pri, whole genome shotgun sequence genomic region:
- the PNRC1 gene encoding proline-rich nuclear receptor coactivator 1 codes for MVTTTAPPPFLARISAATEDPRQFPASLFQRLMRADCSDESHQPNCCPGGPGGSARPALKRVRRRRAKIRSAPSGLLQSRYQQYQQHRAGLTRRNTAQGTRNPYDVPVPSSEPGLETVPSTEPPAPSPRTAPVGISKPLRKELFRNRMGKSEKVTIPYSQPIHSIHLCDQSKINRQRNKCNIPLNKIPPTKKSENNCWQQSMSPELIEKQEKKPLKNAENVKSKKPVFLIEANQKENYAGAKFSDPPSPSVLPKPPSHWVGSPVEYSEQNRKMIAVHLKTLLKVQA; via the exons ATGGTGACTACTACGGCGCCTCCACCGTTTCTAGCCCGGATCTCGGCCGCTACCGAGGACCCCCGGCAGTTCCCTGCATCCCTGTTCCAGCGCCTCATGCGGGCAGACTGCAGCGATGAAAGCCACCAGCCCAACTGCTGCCCGGGGGGACCAGGAGGCAGCGCGCGGCCGGCGCTGAAGAGAGTGCGGCGGCGAAGAGCGAAAATACGGTCCGCTCCCTCCGGCCTCCTGCAAAGCCGCTACCAGCAGTACCAGCAACATCGCGCCGGCTTGACGCGAAGGAACACCGCGCAGGGGACGCGTAACCCCTACGATGTCCCCGTCCCCTCCTCAGAGCCAGGGCTAGAAACGGTTCCGAGCACAGAACCGCCGGCACCTTCGCCGAGAACAGCCCCCGTCGGTATCAGTAAACCCCTCAGGAAAGAG TTGTTCAGAAACAGGATGGGAAAGTCTGAGAAGGTTACCATTCCTTACAGTCAACCTATTCACAGTATACACCTTTGTGACCAATCAAAGATTAACAGACAGAGGAACAAATGTAATATACCACTAAACAAGATTCCACCTAcaaaaaaaagtgaaaataacTGTTGGCAACAATCCATGTCACCTGAACTCAttgaaaagcaggagaaaaagcCTCTGAAAAATGCAGAAAATGTGAAATCAAAGAAACCTGTTTTTCTGATTGAAGCTAACCAAAAAGAAAACTATGCTGGGGCAAAGTTTAGTGACCCTCCTTCACCCAGTGTCCTTCCAAAGCCTCCCAGTCATTGGGTAGGAAGCCCTGTTGAATATTCTGAGCAAAACAGGAAGATGATCGCAGTCCATCTAAAAACTCTCTTAAAAGTTCAAGCGTAG
- the LOC117043578 gene encoding BLOC-1-related complex subunit 6-like, protein MAEAAAGVSPRCGGAGSLSEEPPSSLEREGTVRWDGRLTHFVASDFEQQMRRSAPPGSGCLIPAVDPAALQDLAALAVQAAAQVDELLRSVHGALQALTALSVGCIQTYRDGVESLGEAVDTSIRSMYTLMARCEELDKAMQPVPALARRIRDMKGALEKLEGLCK, encoded by the coding sequence ATGGCAGAGGCGGCGGCGGGAGTTTCCCCGCGGTGCGGCGGTGCGGGTAGCCTGTCGGAGGAGCCGCCGAGCAGCCTGGAGCGCGAGGGCACCGTGCGCTGGGACGGGCGCCTCACGCACTTCGTGGCCAGCGACTTCGAGCAGCAGATGCGGCGCAGCGCCCCGCCGGGCTCCGGCTGCCTCATCCCCGCCGTGGACCCCGCGGCGCTGCAGGACCTGGCGGCTCTGGCCGTGCAGGCGGCGGCGCAGGTGGACGAGCTGCTGCGCAGCGTGCACGGCGCCCTGCAGGCCCTGACGGCGCTCAGCGTGGGTTGCATCCAGACGTACCGCGACGGCGTTGAGAGCCTGGGCGAGGCGGTGGACACGAGCATCCGCTCCATGTACACCCTGATGGCGCGCTGCGAGGAGCTGGACAAGGCGATGCAGCCGGTGCCTGCCTTGGCCCGGCGCATCCGGGACATGAAGGGGGCGCTAGAGAAACTCGAGGGGCTCTGCAAATAG